Proteins from a genomic interval of Staphylococcus debuckii:
- the pepF gene encoding oligoendopeptidase F — protein MSQQLTREQQEQKHPEYTWDLTTIFEDDEAFEKAFKEVEGYLGAEEKFKGHLADSAETLYEALALEDKIETELEKVYVYAHLKQDQDTGNDKYTGYEARAHQLAIKLSSSWSFLVPEILQIDEDTIQAFINENKDLERYAFDLKLINEQRPHILSADKEKLLTEAQDALSTPSNVYGMFSNADLEFEDAVDKDGNKHPLTQGTFIKYLESDDRELRRSAFRNLYKAYGAYNNTLAATLTGEVKKHVFNARTHNYKTAREQALSNNHIPEEVYDNLVKTVHKYLPLLHRYTALRKEVLGLDDMKMYDLYTPLVKDIQFEMPYDEAQEWMLKALEPMGEEYLEVVKEGLNNRWVDVYENKGKRSGGYSSGAHLTNPFILLNWSDTVSDLFTLIHEFGHSAHSYFSRKNQPSNHSDYSIFVAEVASTTNEALLSDYMEKHLDDERRLLLLNQELERFRATLFRQTMFAEFEHRIHQIEEAGEPLTANRMNEEYAKLNREYFGDIVETDEDISKEWSRIPHFYMNYYVYQYATGYSAAQSLSYQILNEGKPAVERYINEFLKKGSSNYPIEILKNAGVDMKSPEPIEQACQTFERKLDEFEKLIKA, from the coding sequence ATGAGTCAACAATTGACAAGAGAACAACAAGAACAGAAACATCCTGAATATACTTGGGATTTAACGACAATTTTCGAAGATGATGAAGCGTTCGAGAAAGCTTTCAAAGAAGTAGAAGGCTATTTAGGCGCTGAAGAAAAATTTAAAGGTCATTTAGCTGATAGTGCAGAAACATTATATGAAGCATTAGCTTTAGAAGATAAAATTGAAACAGAATTAGAAAAAGTCTATGTTTATGCGCATCTTAAACAAGACCAAGATACAGGCAATGATAAATATACGGGTTATGAAGCCCGTGCGCATCAGTTAGCAATTAAATTAAGTTCAAGCTGGAGTTTCCTTGTGCCAGAAATTTTGCAAATTGATGAAGATACAATTCAAGCATTTATTAATGAAAATAAAGATTTAGAACGTTATGCCTTTGATTTGAAATTAATCAATGAACAACGTCCGCATATTTTAAGTGCAGATAAAGAGAAATTATTAACTGAAGCTCAAGATGCATTATCTACACCAAGCAATGTTTACGGCATGTTTAGCAATGCTGATTTAGAATTTGAAGATGCAGTTGATAAAGATGGAAATAAACATCCGCTCACTCAAGGCACATTTATCAAATATCTAGAATCAGATGATCGCGAACTGCGTCGTTCAGCATTCCGCAATTTATATAAAGCTTATGGCGCTTATAATAATACTTTAGCGGCTACGTTAACAGGTGAAGTGAAAAAACACGTATTCAATGCACGTACACATAATTATAAAACAGCACGTGAACAAGCATTGAGCAACAACCATATACCAGAAGAAGTATATGATAACTTAGTTAAAACAGTTCATAAATATCTCCCTTTATTGCATCGCTATACTGCTTTACGTAAAGAAGTATTAGGATTAGATGACATGAAAATGTATGATTTATACACTCCGCTCGTTAAAGATATCCAATTCGAAATGCCTTATGATGAAGCTCAAGAATGGATGCTTAAAGCATTAGAACCGATGGGGGAAGAATATTTAGAGGTGGTTAAAGAAGGATTGAACAATCGTTGGGTCGATGTATATGAGAACAAAGGCAAACGTTCAGGCGGTTACTCATCTGGCGCACATCTAACTAATCCGTTCATCTTATTGAACTGGTCAGATACTGTTTCGGATTTATTCACGCTCATTCATGAATTCGGACACTCTGCGCACAGTTATTTCAGCAGAAAAAATCAACCATCTAATCATAGCGACTATTCAATTTTCGTGGCAGAAGTAGCTTCAACTACAAACGAAGCTTTACTAAGTGATTATATGGAAAAACACTTAGACGATGAACGTCGTCTGCTCTTGTTGAACCAAGAATTAGAACGTTTCCGTGCAACACTCTTCCGTCAAACAATGTTTGCAGAATTCGAGCATAGAATTCACCAAATCGAAGAAGCGGGAGAACCTTTAACTGCCAATCGTATGAACGAAGAATATGCGAAATTAAATCGTGAGTACTTCGGTGATATCGTAGAAACTGATGAAGATATCAGCAAAGAATGGTCACGTATTCCGCACTTCTATATGAATTACTATGTATATCAATATGCAACAGGTTATAGTGCTGCGCAAAGTTTAAGCTATCAAATCTTGAATGAAGGTAAACCTGCAGTCGAACGCTATATTAATGAATTCTTGAAAAAAGGCAGCTCAAATTATCCAATCGAAATTCTTAAAAATGCTGGAGTAGATATGAAATCTCCAGAACCTATTGAGCAAGCGTGCCAAACTTTCGAAAGAAAATTAGACGAGTTTGAAAAATTAATCAAAGCGTAA